The Ipomoea triloba cultivar NCNSP0323 chromosome 13, ASM357664v1 genomic interval AAGTATTGGGCGACTTGGCAGACAAATACGGGCCTTTGTTCCAAATGAAGATGGGCGCTCATCAAGTGTTGGTGGTTAGCGACTCCCAAACCGCCAGACAATGCCTCAACGCCAACGACAGAGCCCTCGCGGGCCGCCCAAAGGCCATAGCTTCGGAGCACATAGGCTACAACTACGCCAACTTCGGGCTGGGCTCAAACACTCCGTTCTGGCGCGACGTCCGCAAGGTGGTGGTGCTAGAGTTGCTTTCCAACCGCCGCGTGGAGGCGCTCAGGCGCTTTCGGGAATCGGAAGCCAAAACATTCGTCCAAGACATCTACCGAACTTGGGCGAGGGACAAGATTAATGAATCCAACGTTGTAAAGCTGGACATGAAGGAGTGGTTTGGGAAATTAATCATAGACTCCATGTTACACCTGCTTTTTGGGCATCGGTACGAGGAAGTAGGGGGCTGGGTAAAAGAGGTATTCAGGAGAAACTTTGAACTGCTGGGGATGTTTATTGTGGGTGATTACCTGCCATGGTTAAGATGGTTGGACATAGGAGGATATGAGAAGGCCATTAAGGAGAACACTAAAGAGATGGACAGGGTAATGGAAGATTGGTTACAAGAACATAAAAGGAATAGAAATTCGAAATCAAAAGAGGAAGAAGACTTCATGGATGCATTGCTTTCCCAATTTGTTAGCAACACAGATATTCTGAATGGTTTTGATGCTGACACAGTTGTCAAAGCCACTTGCACGGTATGCGTCTGTTTCTTTCTGATAGGAACAGTTACCACTATGTCAAAGACTTATAGTTAGTAACCTGATATCAattgtcaaaattaaattatcattatGCCAACTCAATTGTAAGAATGCTAGACTTGATTCTCCAAGTCACAGCCCAacagaatatatattttgttgagCTATATTATCCCCAACCTAACATATCCGGCTCAAAATTCATAGAAACTAAGGTTATCCTTATCCCTGTAAATCCAACACATTTTCTAAAATGAGTCCCACTTCCATATCATCTAATTTGTAAATTAAGCATTGAAACAGGCTTATGTAGATAGACATGATTTTGGCTACTAAAAATTAGCTAATTTGAGCAAGAGATAGAAAGCCCTTAGCTTGTCTCTTCCTTAAATAGGAATGCTTTTCTTTTTAATCTATGAAGTGTGGATAAGATGGTATGGATATCCACTTTTCAGTTTAACTAACTAGAGGTTtagaaaagatttttttttctttggagtTTCTTGTTAGTTGTTACTACCGCAGAAAAATTGCAAGAAGTGAAGAGCCCCCGCTCTGTTCCAAATGTTCCTATgtagtttttatattattgagaattacaaacataaatatgtatataacagAGAAAATCCAGCGAAATTGGATTGATTTGGTAATCACAGAGTTATAAGTGCCgctttttttagtttgaattggtTAGACTATTGATCACTCAAACCGCCCgacaatatttaataaaaaatgttttaagtaaatttataagtgttttaattttttttgggtgctaCTTTGCTTGTTGTACCATTTTTGTGGACTTAGCCCAGTGGGCCCAGGCCTAAGGGCCATGATATATAACcacaactatatatatcaaTCAATGTCAACCTTCTTTTGAAATTGCAATCACTACATACATTgttatggcaaattatgctatggactcaagtgtatgttcacaattttaaaaccatatgttcataattttagagctctatgttcacaattttagatctcaatatacaaaattacattactcaatattcacaattttgttatatagattcaaaaattgtgttatactattgaatatagaattctgaaattgtgagcataaagttctgtaattgtgaatatagagttcaaaatttgtgaacatagaattctaaaattgcgAACATGgatctgggtccaccttgcaaggtgaacccaggtccatgacataacaaccgcATTGTTATTGTATTCAAGTTGAGTTAACCAAAAAATTATCtaagctttttttttatttttttttaattttttttaatgcccTACTTCATGGCAGGCTATATTGGCAGCAAGCACGGATACAACTTCAGCAACATTAACATGGGCATTATCTTTAATATTAAACAATGATAATATATTAGAGAAGATTCAAGGTGAGCTAGACAATAATGTTGGGAGAGAAAGACATGTCAATGAGTCTGACCTAAGCAATTTGATTTATCTTCAAGCGGTCATCAAGGAAACTTTACGTTTATATCCTCCGGGTCCTCTCTTAATGCCACATGAATCTACAGAAGATTGTATGATCAATGACTATCGCATCATGAAGGGTACACGCATATGGATAAATGCTTCAAAGATTCATCGTGATTCAAGTTTTTGGTCAGACCCTAATGCATTTAAACCTGAGAGATTTTTGACAAAGTATAAGGAGATTGATTTTAGGGGTAATAATTTTGAACTAATTCCATTTAGTAGTGGAAGGAGAATGTGCCCCGGGATGTCTTTAGCACTACAGAGTGTGCAATTGGGTTTGGCCAATGTCATTCATGGCTTTGATATAAAAAGGGTTTCCGATGAACTAATTGATATGACGGAGGCTTTTGGCCTATCAGTTAGCAAAGCAACTCCACTCCAAGTTCTCCTTACCCCACGCTTACCTTCTCATCTTTACCTTTGATTGCTTTTATGGTTGATGTAATTTCAAATTGTTTGAAATAAAAGAGATATGtattttatcatttataattttatactatgttatttgatataaacatataaattaaaataataaactttgGATGATGAACAAGATTGAAAGTTAGTAAGACAATTCCACTCCAAAGTCTCCTCGCCCCATGCTTgtattcttaatttcttatccCTATCGTTGATGGTGTACATTGCGTAAACTCAATTTATGTGCAATAACTCACAAACCATAAATAAGAGGTAAATCACACTAAAATCTTTTGCAATATGGACTCAACCTTGTTCACATCTTTTGGTATTAGTGTTGATTTGTTGAACACAAAAATGTATAGCTACTCAAAGATCAAATGCTTACCACGCACTatgcaaaaaaacaaaaaacaaaaaaaattatagctaGCAATGAATgtgcaactttatttatttatatttttgtagcCGTAAGCGTCATGTCATGATAGAAGAATGTTGGACTCGTCATTCCAACACtaccacaaaaaaaaacacttttaacgttagttatttttaagttaCAACGTCGGTTACATTGCCTAGTAGACCTTGTAGTAGTAGTAAATAAAAAATCCGATGTATGTTATTTTTAAGGGATTGGTGTCGGTTATTTATGAAAATCtgatgtataatttttaaaaaattattaaatagataTGACGCcaattttttaagaaatttgtcgtcgtattttttttaatgtgataaAAGTGGAGAATGTCTCTAAAAGATCCTTTTAGAGTGTCCTTTTTGCCAAGATTGAAAACTATTTTCTTCCGATTGCTTGTCTTCAGAAATCGTTCATTCTGATTCCTTTCCTTCCGATTTTAATTCTTCCATATGCTTTCCTTCGGATTTTCAGTTCTTCAAGTAAAATTGAGTGAAGTCTTATGGTTTACTTCTTAAAGAAAAATGAACGATTTACAATAGGAACTGGGGGGTCTATTACGActatacaataaatttgtatcatcaaaatctataaataattatttctaacacaTTTGAGTTTTTCATACTTTTGGTCTCACGAGTATTGTAGTGATGTGTATCAAAAATGAGTgatgatggtgagtgtacgggtgtgaaatgtcgttccgctgaggattgggggttatggcacgcaatatgcaatcacaaaactaggcactagcataaggagatcaacaagaagctaagcaaacgacaacaaggtggaacaaacacatatgaacaatagataaatacaaaataaagaaataggactcaagttaggggacGACACTACCATCTAAATGCTTCAACAACCTACGGGGTTAGGGAGAACAATTAACCAAGGAATTAAGAGGGAATGCACGTAGTAATCCTAGTCTAAAACCCCAATTGTAAGCAAATAAATAAGGATTAGAGCAAGGATTGCTCCACTTTCATAGTGTATCAATCCTAGCTCTTAAAGCACATAAGCATTTTAAAGCCCCCAATTTCCCCTATTTTCATGGGAAGAAATCGGGTTTATGCAAGGGGTGGCTTGGAATCTTGACCCAACTCTCATTGTGACCAAGTGATAAGTGctcatttgtctatatttttctccctttcactaagtcattttgtttatatatcattccaattttcatgagaattagtgcttatttgtgttattttgcaaggagtatgagttggaaagcattggaagcaaaGACGGTGATTTTCATGCAGTTTGGATTGCATTTGTAGTCAATGGGAGTCaaggagaagctatggagatgagTGCAACACTTAcaagggagcctaagagttgtattttcaatggtattggtcatttgggcaagctaaaacaaaagagaagcaaaaggtcaaggttttgaaatttctgcacgtcgacatcttagtcattggacgatatctcggcctataaatatccaaattgagtgattcttaTTTCATTGGAACGAAGACTCAAAGAGCTACAACTATCATGAAGACATTAAAGCTTAAAAAGGAAGACAAAGGGGTCAAAATCGTCCAAACATACAGATTTCGTCCAAATCTGCCACTGTTCagtattttgaccatatctcagcctaggaatgtccaaatgaagTAATTCTTGCGCCATTGGAAAGAcaacttgaagggctacaactttgttGAAGACTACAAAGGCTAATGAAGTGTTTTTGAGGGTGAAAAAgagcctagaagtcaaagcagAGTCACAGAATTCTGCTTACACAATGAGAATGCACTGTAATTCGCCAAAATGAAATGGGCACTGACACGGCCGTTTGGGTGGCCGTTTGGCCCATGCTCTGTtattatttaagctcgttttgagcattttgaactcgattttgacccatggttgaatcctaaacactcccattcactccctttcatatttttaggttagattaggcttagatttatgtattttaacacttttggagcttgtaatcttggatttgaagcttggatttcaagattccaccacccatttcaatagagaagctttctttcccttatctctttccttttgcaagatttatgtttattacttgtgtttttgtgttctttatgctatttaatcatgagtagttagtaataattttgtattttgatgtaaaagtattatatttttcatcaaaaatattacattttcataataagtaatgttcaccttacttataaggaaaaatataatacttttgaagaaaaatgtaatactttcaaatcgaaatgtaaaagtattacatttactattataagtaacaaaaattttattcctaattagtattatatttgagcatataagtatgacatgtgtgatcctcaaaaaaaaaaaaaatgacatctgTGCGTATAAGCATTACATTTTCACATTAacttgacccgtctcacggtgagacagtctcacacaagtttttaccttttGTCTGACCTCTTTGATAAcgaaaaaaattatagaaatatgtatatatactagtgtaaactcactttattttttgaatgtAAAATAAAAGGCTCCTTCAAAAAATTGTCAACCCTATAATGgatatataaaacaaaactttctaaaaaaaaacagaacttttataaaaattttcaaaaaagtaGTCAAATAACGCGGTTGCACGACTACACGAGGGACGGCACCTATATTCAATATTATGtagtttgaaaaagaaaatgatacttgcacacatatataatttgaatacgAATTGAATTCAATCATCATATAATTCATTTAGTTTGAAGTTTATGTAATTTTTAGCTAAAAGGAGGGATAGGTTAAAatcacaacaacaaaaataaaaaataaatataaattattaaagttagtaaatagaattaaattattaaaactttaataaatagaattaaattattaaaaaagtataaaaagaaataaatttacaaaGAGGAATTTAGTTGAGCTACGGGAAGCTGATATCAGTGATATGGGCatgaaaaaaaaactcaacTTTCTGACAAGTAGTTGGACTTTAGGCAAAGGAAACTCAAAACCGATAAGCCGTCTATCTTGAAAATATTGGTTTTGCAACCTACTCGCACGTGACTCATGTTTCACGCAATCTtgtatttaagtttttttttttttttttttttgagaaattgtaTTTAAGTTAGTATGCAACATTATATTAACATTAAAAGttattacatgttttttttttttttttgaagaagaaaaaagttatTACATGTTTTTAATTATGTATTATGTACAAATAATTATATCGTGAAGATTTATGTTATATTTGATTCCCAACATAAGTGGTTTATTGTTCTTGATTTGATTAAATTAGCCATATAATTAAGTAACTTATATTTTGGtctattttattgtaatttttcatCGTATAAAATCACAAAGTGATCGAAATTTACTGAGAACACACTATTAATTAGTTTCTTAATTTAACCACTCAAAAAAGATTTATATTACACTACGGAtacatattcataaaaataatattagatatttatatataaaaaaaggtcaaatttataaaactaaaatcataaaaaatgaCACAAATTTATCAATATCACTTAAATAGTTAGATCGGTGGCCGCCAGACATGAGCTGAGCATTCTTTTCTCCCAAGAAGATAGCCGTGTAATGGTCTAGATTTTTGAAATTGACGCCAAAGATCAGACATACAACATTGGACCCTTCCTTGTCTGTATTTGTAAGCAATATAATCTACAAATTAAAGTAGCTATATAGGTGACCACAATCTTCACATACAATCCAAATTAAACCATGGATTTCACTCTGCCATCCATTGTAGCACCTTTTGCTACCACTCTTCTACTCGTCGTTCTTATCtaccactttttatttcatAAAAGGTCCAGCCAAAAACCACCGGAAGCCGGCGGCGCATGGCCAATAATCGGCCATCTCCACCTCCTCGCCGCCCCACGGCCAGCCTTCAAAATCTTGGCCGACATGGCGGACAAATACGGGCCTATTTTCCGATTAAGGCTGGGCGCGCATCAAGTCCTGGTGGTTAGCAACTCGCAAATCGCCAAAGAATGTTTTACCACCAACGACAGGGCTCTCGCTAGCCGTCCCAAGGCCATAGCTTCGGAGATCATGGGATACAACTACGCCATGCTTGGGCTAGCTCCGTACGGACACTACTGGCGCCATGCCCGAAAGGTTGTCATGCTCGAGCTGCTCTCCAACCGCCGTCTCGAGGCGCTCCGACGGGTTTGGGAATCGGAAGTAAGATCATTTACCCAAGAAATCTACGGAAGGTGGGTGAGGGATAAGGATAATGAATCCGAGGATGTAAAGCTGGACATGAAGGAGTGGTTTGGGAAACTAACCATGGACATCATGACAAAGATTCTTTTTGGGCAGCGGTACGATGAAGAAGGAAACCAGACAGTAGTGACGATTAGGAGATTCTTTGACCTTCTGGGGGCGTTTGTTGTGGGTGATTATCTGCCATGGCTAAGATGGATGGACATAGGAGGGCATGAGAAGGCCATGAAGGAGACAGCCAAAGAGATGGACAGTTTAGTGGAAGGTTGGTTACAAGAACATAAAAGGAAAAGAGACACGAAACCTAAAGAGGAAGAAGACTTCATGGATGGATTGCTGTCCAGTTTTGGGGATGCCAATGATATTCCAAAGGATTTTGGAGCCGACACAATTGTGAAAGCTACTTGCATGGTATGTCACTCTTCTGTTGTTTTGTTTCATCATGTGTTTTCTCTGTCACTATATGTGTTGTGTTTTGTCAATTAATTATGTTCTTCTTTAATCTTTATGGCAGGCTATGTTATCGGCCGGTACAGATACAACTACGATAACATTAATATGGGCCCTCTCTTTAGTATTGAACAATTATACTGTGTTAGAGAAGATCCAAGCTGAGCTAGACACTCATGTCGGGAGAGAAAGGCACATCAACCACTCCGACCTAAACAACTTGACTTATCTTCAAGCAGTTGT includes:
- the LOC116001629 gene encoding cytochrome P450 CYP82D47-like: MDLTLSSLVAAFATTFVLVTFLYKLLRHKEVSPKIPEPGFAWPIIGHFHLLAGNDRVPHKVLGDLADKYGPLFQMKMGAHQVLVVSDSQTARQCLNANDRALAGRPKAIASEHIGYNYANFGLGSNTPFWRDVRKVVVLELLSNRRVEALRRFRESEAKTFVQDIYRTWARDKINESNVVKLDMKEWFGKLIIDSMLHLLFGHRYEEVGGWVKEVFRRNFELLGMFIVGDYLPWLRWLDIGGYEKAIKENTKEMDRVMEDWLQEHKRNRNSKSKEEEDFMDALLSQFVSNTDILNGFDADTVVKATCTAILAASTDTTSATLTWALSLILNNDNILEKIQGELDNNVGRERHVNESDLSNLIYLQAVIKETLRLYPPGPLLMPHESTEDCMINDYRIMKGTRIWINASKIHRDSSFWSDPNAFKPERFLTKYKEIDFRGNNFELIPFSSGRRMCPGMSLALQSVQLGLANVIHGFDIKRVSDELIDMTEAFGLSVSKATPLQVLLTPRLPSHLYL
- the LOC116001646 gene encoding cytochrome P450 CYP82D47-like, yielding MDFTLPSIVAPFATTLLLVVLIYHFLFHKRSSQKPPEAGGAWPIIGHLHLLAAPRPAFKILADMADKYGPIFRLRLGAHQVLVVSNSQIAKECFTTNDRALASRPKAIASEIMGYNYAMLGLAPYGHYWRHARKVVMLELLSNRRLEALRRVWESEVRSFTQEIYGRWVRDKDNESEDVKLDMKEWFGKLTMDIMTKILFGQRYDEEGNQTVVTIRRFFDLLGAFVVGDYLPWLRWMDIGGHEKAMKETAKEMDSLVEGWLQEHKRKRDTKPKEEEDFMDGLLSSFGDANDIPKDFGADTIVKATCMAMLSAGTDTTTITLIWALSLVLNNYTVLEKIQAELDTHVGRERHINHSDLNNLTYLQAVVKETLRLYPAGPLALPHEFIDDCIINGYHVPKGTRVLVNVSKVHQDPDFWSDPNAFRPERFLSEHNKIDVKGNDFELIPFSSGRRMCPGTSLAIQVMEFILASLIQGFDLKRISDMPIDMTDGVGLTNMKATPLFASLTPRLPSHLYN